The window CACCTTAGGTGAGCTTCTTCCTTGGTGACTCCACGGAGAATCGAACTCCGATTGCAAGATTGAGAATCTTGTGTCCTAACCGTTAGACGATGGAGCCATATTTGGCTTAGACTTAAAATGTACGCTAGTTTAATAAACCGTGCAAGATATCTAACGGTTAAGATGTCCTACCCATGGTCAGATTGACAAATTGTTGTCAATCAGCCGTCGGCACACCTCGTATCGGGCAATAATTTGCACCGGTACTCCGGTCTTGCAAAAAGCCACTGGCTTTTCTCACATCAGACGATGGAGCCATATTTGGTTGCGGCCTATTATAACTTAATGTCTGGCAAAAAACACCTAACGCCTTCGATATATCTGCAAATGGATTAGTACCCTGCACTACCCAACTTGCTAAAAAGCTCATGTCGCATACTTGGATCGGGGTCTTTAGATTTATGTCTTTCAGATATACAAATTTACCAAGCATAATATTTTTGTTAGGTCTTGACATGGCTTGTCAACAATGCTACCTTGTAAAGCAAGGTAGTAATTTATGAAAGATACTGAAACTAATCTTCAAAAATATATTCAACAGAATTCGCTCTCGATGCGTAAAGGCTTGATTGAATATTGTGTGATGCAAATTTGTAGTGGTAAGCCCGTTTATGTTGGTGAGATTGTCACAAAACTAAAAGATACGGATCTGATTGTGGTTGAGGGTACGCTGTATCCCCTACTCTCTCGCCTAGCCAGCGAAAAATTGGTCAGTTACGAATGGAAAGAGTCGAAAACAGGACCACCCCGCAAATATTATAAGTTGACTGTTGATGGCCATGGCGTGCTCGAAGCTTACAACAGCCAATGGAAAGAGCTAAAAAAAGCCGTCGATGGAATAATTAAAGGAGTTAAGAAATGAAAAAGGCGCAAATAATTGAGTTAGCTAAACAGTCGTTTTATATCAATGAAAGCGCCTATAAAAAGCTAGATACATATCTGGCTAGTCTGAGCAAACACTATCAGGACAAAGAGGTTATCAAAGACATTGAGCTGAGCTTAGCCGATAAGTTTAAAGCGCGCCTCAAAGATGCAAATTCGGTGCTTGACGAAACTGACGTGAGCGCTGTGATCACCGAGCTAGGCACTGTCGAAGATATTACGGGCGAAGTCGAGACCGAGGCAAAACCGACTGGCTCTAAAAAACAGTTCTACAGGTCAAAACAAAATGCGATTGTCGGTGGAGTTGCCAGTGGGTTGGCGGGTTATTTTGGGATTGATCCGTTGTATGTCCGAATCGGCTTGGTGATATCGGTTCTAGTTTCATTCGGGACTACCTTAGTGCTCTACTTGGTATTATGGATGGTATTGCCAGAGGCCGAGACCGGTGCCGACGAGCGTTTAATGCTTGGTAAAACAGCTACACTAAAAGATATCGAGCAGACGCTAAAAACGAAAGTAAAAGAGGTTAAACAATCAGGAGCGAACGGATTTTTACGAACAACTTTCGAAACTACGTTTAAAGTTTTCGGAATTATCTACAAGCTAGTACTTAAGCTTGTAGGAGCTGGGGTATTTTTGGCTTCTCTCGCAGCAATCGCCGGCCTAACTGCCGGTATGGCTAGTCTGGTGGCTGGAGATGTTAATGTCTATTATGCCGGCGCTTTGGTGGACTTCCCGTCTAGATTTGTAGATTATGGCTTGCTGGTATCGGTCTGGCTGCTAGCCGCAGTTGTAATCTGCTTAATGGCTTACATGGGCATGTCATTGCTTCGTTCGAAACAAGTGCTTCGTGGCGGTATGGCGGCAATTTTGGTTGGGTTGTTCGTAATTGGCCTGTCGGCAGCGATTGCGTTTGGTAGCAACACCTATGATCGCTACCAGCGAGCCGTTGACACTTCGCCAACTATGCGCGAGGTGGCTTTAGATGAATTTGAGCATGTGTCAATCGCCAATCAAGTTGATGCTACCTTTATCGAGTCTGATGAGTATAAGGTTGTACTGACGGCCAACAACTTCGTACTCGATAACCTAGATCTCAACATTCGGAATGGGTATTTATATCTGCATAATAATTCGAATAATTACTTGTGCTTGCTAGATTGTAACGATCAGCTACAGGCAACTGTTTATGTTCCCAAACTAGAGACACTGACGTTATCTGATCAGTCGTCGGCGTTGTTTAAGTCATATCTAACCGTTAAGAATCTCGTGATATCCGATCAGTCGCGAGTTGATGCTGCATTGGCCGATATCGACCAGATAGTTATCCAGGATCAATCTGTTCTGAATGCTACAGTCAAAGCTAGCGGCGTCAGTTTAACTCTAACCGACCAAAGCAAAGCTATCTTGAAGTGTGCCGATCTGCAGTGGCTCAAGCTTGTCGAGCGCGATCAAGCAAATGTTAATGCTGGTGAATGTCTGGCCGAAGAAATCCATCTAGATTTAGATAATCAATCGCACGCTGTCCTGAGTCCAACAGATAAACTTGAGGTTATAAACACCGACAAAGATTCTACGTATAGCTTTGTACGTTAACCCTACAGTAGTTTACGCCAGAAGAACACGCTACTTCCCCAGCGGCTCGGGATACTAGCTAAATTGTGTTCGAACACCGGTCCTGGTCCAAAGCGTGAGCGCACCCGACTCTCACCCAAGACAAAACCGAACTGGAGCGTTGCTTCGTGGCCATAAATTGGGTGTTCGCCGGTGTAAGCGACGATATCACCAGGAACAACTTTTGCAGGATCAACCAAGGTGAAACCCTTAGAGCGCAAGAAGTCGCGGGTATCGTTGTAAAGGTATTGACTGGCAGGGTAAGCTTGTCTGGGCACACACCAAGGTTCGCCTAAAATCCGCCCGAACACATATTCGCCGCAACGATCGAATAGATTATTGTCGTCGAGGCTGTGTGGCTCAAAT of the Candidatus Nomurabacteria bacterium genome contains:
- a CDS encoding PadR family transcriptional regulator, with amino-acid sequence MRKGLIEYCVMQICSGKPVYVGEIVTKLKDTDLIVVEGTLYPLLSRLASEKLVSYEWKESKTGPPRKYYKLTVDGHGVLEAYNSQWKELKKAVDGIIKGVKK
- a CDS encoding PspC domain-containing protein; the encoded protein is MKKAQIIELAKQSFYINESAYKKLDTYLASLSKHYQDKEVIKDIELSLADKFKARLKDANSVLDETDVSAVITELGTVEDITGEVETEAKPTGSKKQFYRSKQNAIVGGVASGLAGYFGIDPLYVRIGLVISVLVSFGTTLVLYLVLWMVLPEAETGADERLMLGKTATLKDIEQTLKTKVKEVKQSGANGFLRTTFETTFKVFGIIYKLVLKLVGAGVFLASLAAIAGLTAGMASLVAGDVNVYYAGALVDFPSRFVDYGLLVSVWLLAAVVICLMAYMGMSLLRSKQVLRGGMAAILVGLFVIGLSAAIAFGSNTYDRYQRAVDTSPTMREVALDEFEHVSIANQVDATFIESDEYKVVLTANNFVLDNLDLNIRNGYLYLHNNSNNYLCLLDCNDQLQATVYVPKLETLTLSDQSSALFKSYLTVKNLVISDQSRVDAALADIDQIVIQDQSVLNATVKASGVSLTLTDQSKAILKCADLQWLKLVERDQANVNAGECLAEEIHLDLDNQSHAVLSPTDKLEVINTDKDSTYSFVR